The Euphorbia lathyris chromosome 3, ddEupLath1.1, whole genome shotgun sequence genome contains a region encoding:
- the LOC136222403 gene encoding probable pectinesterase/pectinesterase inhibitor 35: protein MANLSHANNKLSLFPFIPFSILLIAAITEGYNSNYKNKNSNLNLSETVPSHFSKFTRPLPTPSSSVCNDNSIPYKSACESLILSLKTTNPSGISVAKDLFDHSVDFSFNHAGNFVAISKASSFKSMEDCSELQEDSLDQLSNVLNRRKKLSYTKSDIQTWLSAALTNQHTCIESLQNGAFNAKKGEMVSMARNLSQHLSNSLSLYVSHYMNKGGGKGDFNGGRKLLTEDGFPGWLSVSDRKLLETPVSELKAHAVVAKDGSGTHKSIAEALRMVAAVFLDGGSGGGGGRDVITVKAGTYNEYIDIPTKHKNVMLVGEGKDKTVIVGSRSADGGYSTYKSATVAGMGDGFMAKGITFVNSAGPDKHQAVALRVGADKSVIYQCSIQGYQDSLYTHSKRQFYRDTDISGTTDFIFGNSAAVFQNCNIFARASGRNIYITAQGRTDPNQNTGISIHNCKISGGSSKSAYLGRPWQKYSRTVIMQSFLDGSINPAGWSPWSGNFALSTLYYAEYMNSGPGSSTSGRVKWGGYHATLSAAEAGKFTVGNFIDGNMWLPATGVAFDAGLKG from the exons ATGGCAAATCTCTCCCATGCAAACAATAAACTCTCATTATTTCCCTTTATACCCTTCTCAATCCTCCTCATAGCTGCTATAACCGAAGGTTACAAcagtaattataaaaataaaaacagcaACCTTAATCTCTCAGAAACTGTTCCATCTCACTTCTCAAAATTCACAAGACCACTTCCTACTCCTTCATCATCTGTATGTAATGACAATTCTATCCCTTATAAATCAGCATGTGAATCTCTTATTCTGTCGCTAAAAACCACAAATCCGTCGGGAATTTCCGTCGCAAAAGATCTATTCGATCACTCCGTCGATTTCAGCTTCAACCACGCTGGCAATTTCGTCGCTATATCGAaagcttcttcttttaaatcAATGGAGGATTGTTCAGAATTACAGGAGGACAGTTTGGATCAATTATCAAATGTTCTAAACCGGAGGAAAAAACTTAGTTACACAAAATCCGATATCCAAACATGGCTTAGTGCTGCCCTTACTAATCAACACACGTGCATAGAGAGTCTCCAAAACGGTGCGTTTAATGCGAAGAAAGGAGAAATGGTTTCAATGGCGAGAAATTTAAGTCAACATTTAAGTAATTCTTTATCGCTTTATGTTTCTCATTATATGAATAAAGGAGGAGGTAAGGGTGATTTTAACGGTGGCCGGAAACTTTTGACGGAGGATGGGTTTCCCGGGTGGTTGTCTGTGTCGGACCGGAAGCTTTTGGAAACTCCCGTGTCGGAGTTGAAAGCTCATGCGGTTGTGGCTAAGGATGGAAGTGGTACGCATAAGAGTATAGCGGAGGCTCTTAGGATGGTGGCGGCAGTTTTTTTGGACGGTGGTAGCGGCGGCGGAGGGGGTAGAGATGTAATTACGGTGAAAGCTGGGACTTACAATGAGTATATTGATATTCCTACGAAGCATAAGAACGTAATGTTAGTGGGTGAGGGGAAGGACAAAACGGTCATTGTCGGTAGTAGAAGTGCTGATGGTGGCTATTCAACGTACAAGTCAGCCACTGTTG CTGGAATGGGAGATGGATTCATGGCAAAGGGCATAACATTCGTGAACAGTGCCGGTCCAGACAAGCACCAAGCAGTTGCCTTAAGAGTTGGAGCAGATAAATCTGTAATTTACCAATGTTCAATCCAAGGCTATCAAGATTCCCTCTACACTCATTCCAAGAGGCAATTTTACAG GGATACTGATATATCTGGAACAACCGATTTTATATTCGGAAACTCGGCCGCCGTATTTCAAAATTGCAACATTTTCGCTCGCGCCTCAGGCCGTAACATCTATATCACAGCTCAAGGCCGGACTGACCCGAATCAGAACACCGGAATCTCAATCCACAATTGTAAAATCTCTGGCGGGAGTTCCAAATCGGCTTATCTCGGTCGGCCTTGGCAGAAATATTCGAGGACGGTAATTATGCAATCTTTTTTGGATGGTTCGATTAATCCGGCCGGTTGGTCTCCTTGGTCGGGGAATTTCGCACTTAGTACACTTTATTATGCTGAATATATGAACTCGGGCCCTGGTTCATCCACTTCGGGGCGGGTTAAGTGGGGCGGGTACCACGCGACTCTTTCGGCGGCGGAAGCTGGGAAATTTACGGTGGGGAATTTTATTGATGGGAATATGTGGTTGCCGGctaccggggttgcttttgatgCGGGACTTAAGGGGTGA